AATTGTTTTTTTCAACAAAATACTTGTCATCCCAGAGATAAGGATTTTTAAGCGTATTGGAATATATAAGAAATCCCAAGAAAATTATAATCAACAGATGTTTATTTATTATCATCTTTCTGTTCCTTCAATCTGTGAAATCAGATACTTTGCTCGTTCGTAATTCGGGTTTAATTGAAGTGTTTTTTCTAACATTCTCAATGCTTCACCGTAGCGATAAGTCAAGAAATATATGTAGCCGATATTAAAATTTATCTCTACAGAATCGGGCTTCAGTTTCAGTGCCTTTTTTAGATATTTCAACGCCCTGTTATGCATACCTTTTTGAATGTAGATTATACCAATTGAATTAAATGCGATATAGTCGTCAGGATTGATATCAGCCGATTTTTCAAAATAATTTTTGGCTTTAATAATATCGCCCTGTGTTTCATAAATTTCGGCAAGATGAGAATATGAAATTGAAGAAAGCGGGTTAAGTTCAATTGCCTTATTAAAATTTTTGATTGCATTTGTATACTGCTTTTTGATTTTGTAAATTACGCCGAGATTAAAAAACGGCGCCTTGTGATAGGTATATTTTTTTTCAGAAACAGTTTTTTGATATATTTCAAGTGCCTTGTCAAAATATCCGAAATCCTGGTAAATAGATGCAAGCGTGGCTTGTCCATCAACATAATCCGGATCCATTTTAAGAGCGGTATTGATATGTTCTATCGCTTTATTGAAATCCTTTTTTTTGGCATACATCATCGCTATGTTTATATTTGCGCCTGGGCTGTCCGGATTTTGTTTCAACGTTTTCAAATAGAATGTCCAATCGTCTTTCCAGTCACGGTTACGGATAACCGTCATTGCAGCCAATAATATAACAATACAGCCCGCCATTCCGTAGACGGCAATTAATTGCCGTCTACCAATTTTATCTAATAACACCGCCACAAACACACAAATCCCTATAAGTGGTAGATACAGGTATCTTTCTGCAACTATGTTTTGCATCGGGATTATATTTGAAGTCGGGAGAAAAGTTATTGGTATCCAGAGTAGCCAGAAAAAATGGGGACGGAGGAAAGTAGATTTTTTATATACATAAATTGAGATTACCAAAAAAATTATTACAACAGAAAATCCAAAAATTACCCGTGGTTCTAAAAATGTCGTCGGGACTTTTATATTGTGTTCAACGCTTAAATTAAACGGTGAAAAAACTACGCTTAAATAAACGAGTATGGCTTTGATATTTGTAATAAAACTATTGCCGGGATATTTTATAGTTGCTTCCGTCGGATGTCTGAATATAAAAAACCTGACAACTAAATAAAAAACCGCAACGGCAAAAAATGGAACATATTTTTTTGACCACGAAGACACGAAATTCCGAAAAAAGTCCAAATTTCGTGTTTTCGTGCTTCCGTGGTAAAATAAATGTTTTCGTGGTAAAATTAAATCATATAAAATTATAATTGCGGGAAGCGTTATTGCGGTTTCTTTGCAAAACACAGCCAGAAAAAAGCATAGAACAGAAAAACGGTAGTAA
The DNA window shown above is from Elusimicrobiota bacterium and carries:
- a CDS encoding tetratricopeptide repeat protein — protein: MSRKYILLILLFGFLVYSNTLKNPYLWDDGLFIQNGNFIKRFENCWVFFSPKNYFKYTQDFTYRPLPFLLHIVNYKIWNTKPVGHRITNVILHIANAVLVYFLVLYLLKNNFAAFLSGLFFVVHPVNTEVVNMVSFVETQLSTLFFLLAFLLYVYLSSRQLIADYYYYYRFSVLCFFLAVFCKETAITLPAIIILYDLILPRKHLFYHGSTKTRNLDFFRNFVSSWSKKYVPFFAVAVFYLVVRFFIFRHPTEATIKYPGNSFITNIKAILVYLSVVFSPFNLSVEHNIKVPTTFLEPRVIFGFSVVIIFLVISIYVYKKSTFLRPHFFWLLWIPITFLPTSNIIPMQNIVAERYLYLPLIGICVFVAVLLDKIGRRQLIAVYGMAGCIVILLAAMTVIRNRDWKDDWTFYLKTLKQNPDSPGANINIAMMYAKKKDFNKAIEHINTALKMDPDYVDGQATLASIYQDFGYFDKALEIYQKTVSEKKYTYHKAPFFNLGVIYKIKKQYTNAIKNFNKAIELNPLSSISYSHLAEIYETQGDIIKAKNYFEKSADINPDDYIAFNSIGIIYIQKGMHNRALKYLKKALKLKPDSVEINFNIGYIYFLTYRYGEALRMLEKTLQLNPNYERAKYLISQIEGTER